One region of Triticum aestivum cultivar Chinese Spring chromosome 6B, IWGSC CS RefSeq v2.1, whole genome shotgun sequence genomic DNA includes:
- the LOC123133080 gene encoding flavonoid 3',5'-hydroxylase 1: MQLAAVCTDPFVICCTFVCLLLHLALRSLNPSSVSGRRLPPGPRGVPVLGALPLVGPAPHSGLAALARKYGPVMYLKMGTCGVVVASSPSAARTFLKALDERFANRPAVASAEDMSYGCQNMVFANYGPKWKLLRKLSSVHLLGSSAVAGWASVRRDEAGRALRAILEVAEAGRPIVVPEMLVCALANIVGRITVSKRVFDTQGDESNTYKEMIKTLLTGTGLFNISDFVPALSRLDLQGVQAKLRRIHVQFDGLVTKWLAEHTATAEGRLREGRLDFVDKLRAINDDEGAETITEVNIKGLITDMFTAGTDTSSIIVEWAMAEMIKSPSIMARAQEEMDRVIGRERRLEESDIANLPYLQAICKEAMRLHPSTPLSLPHFSFEECEVDGHHVPANTRLIINIWAIGRDPAAWEDPLEFRPERFLSGPAAKIDPMGNNFELIPFGAGRRICAGMLAGMVFVQYFLGMLVHAFEWRLPDGEDQVDMAETFGLALPKTVPLKAVVKPRLVPDAYT; this comes from the exons ATGCAGCTCGCCGCTGTGTGCACCGACCCGTTCGTGATATGCTGCACcttcgtgtgcctcttactccatctAGCGCTCCGCTCCCTGAACCCCAGCTCCGTCTCCGGCCGCCGGCTTCCGCCAGGACCTCGTGGCGTCCCGGTCCTCGGCGCGCTGCCGCTGGTCGGCCCGGCCCCTCACTCGGGTCTCGCGGCGCTGGCGCGCAAGTATGGTCCCGTCATGTACCTGAAGATGGGCACCTGCGGCGTGGTGGTGGCGTCGTCGCCCTCGGCCGCACGGACGTTCCTCAAGGCGCTCGACGAGCGGTTCGCGAACCGGCCCGCCGTGGCCAGCGCCGAGGACATGTCGTACGGGTGCCAGAACATGGTGTTCGCCAACTACGGGCCCAAGTGGAAGCTGTTGCGGAAGCTGTCGAGCGTGCACCTCCTCGGGTCTAGCGCGGTCGCGGGATGGGCGAGCGTGCGCCGCGACGAGGCCGGGCGCGCCCTGCGTGCCATCCTTGAGGTCGCGGAGGCCGGGCGGCCCATCGTCGTGCCGGAGATGCTTGTGTGCGCGCTTGCCAACATCGTGGGGAGGATCACCGTGAGCAAGCGGGTGTTCGACACGCAGGGTGACGAGTCCAACACCTACAAGGAGATGATCAAGACGCTCCTCACCGGCACGGGGCTCTTCAACATCAGCGACTTCGTGCCGGCGCTGTCGCGGCTGGACCTGCAGGGCGTGCAGGCCAAGCTGCGCCGGATCCACGTCCAGTTCGACGGGCTCGTCACCAAGTGGCTGGCCGAGCACACGGCGACGGCCGAGGGCCGTCTCCGGGAGGGCCGCCTGGACTTCGTGGACAAGCTCCGTGCCATCAACGACGACGAGGGGGCCGAGACCATCACCGAGGTCAACATCAAGGGCCTCATCACT GATATGTTCACGGCCGGCACGGACACGTCATCGATCATTGTGGAGTGGGCAATGGCGGAGATGATCAAAAGCCCGTCTATCATGGCACGCGCCCAGGAGGAGATGGACCGTGTCATCGGTCGTGAACGCCGCCTCGAGGAATCTGACATTGCCAACCTCCCCTACCTGCAAGCTATATGCAAAGAGGCCATGCGCCTCCACCCCTCCACGCCGCTCAGCCTCCCGCACTTCTCCTTTGAGGAGTGCGAGGTCGATGGACACCATGTCCCTGCCAACACGCGGCTCATCATCAACATCTGGGCCATCGGCCGGGACCCGGCCGCATGGGAGGATCCCTTGGAATTCCGGCCAGAGCGGTTCCTGTCCGGGCCGGCGGCCAAGATCGACCCGATGGGGAACAATTTCGAACTGATCCCGTTTGGCGCCGGTAGAAGGATATGCGCTGGGATGCTGGCCGGAATGGTTTTTGTGCAGTACTTCCTGGGAATGCTGGTGCACGCATTTGAGTGGCGGCTGCCAGACGGAGAGGATCAGGTGGACATGGCTGAGACCTTCGGGCTGGCACTGCCCAAGACCGTCCCGCTGAAGGCCGTCGTCAAGCCAAGGCTTGTTCCAGACGCATACACATGA